One window of the Arthrobacter sp. zg-Y919 genome contains the following:
- a CDS encoding NAD-glutamate dehydrogenase, translating to MSSGSRIADLFSSDTSLDEFIGNYYEHLAREDAQAYEPSVLRERAQKHMELALTRAEGTAAVDVVDQGDTSVILIVTDDMPFLVDSVTAEVVRRNAAIRLVVHPIFLATRDPRSGELQQVQRVPATAGVSSGDTAALPNLADLMGGNGGTTKVESWIAIDVARITDADKRIGLIEGLKKVLGDVRIAVSDWPAMRSKVHEIARSLETVPGAREIPDLQQARELLTWLDNGNFTFLGYREYDLITEDGEDALRPTEDSGLGLLRLHSTRRVQRLTGAGRAKAREKRALVITKANSRSTVHRPAYLDYLGVKRFDEHGNVNGERRFIGLFATGAYTGSVRSIPIVRDKVREVMRTCGFPADSHSGKDLLSILETYPRDELFQIDPSALMDTSLAILRLQERRRTRLFLRPDIYGRFMSAIVFLPRDRYTTPVRLRIQDELRSTFKAESIDFEARMTESALARLFLRIRLPRGQEITDVDAAALEARLVQATRSWGEGIEEVVRTKFSRREAEKLSALWADAFPAAYRVAYEVEDALEDIARFEARVASPDTAPELFVYIPSGDGGHGSEDARLKLYLTEPKSLTQILPFLHNLGLEVLDERPFEIQRADGTTFYLYDLGLVYPAGIDPLQTGTLLAEAFRAGLSGTAESDAFDRLILRQGLRWRQVVILRAYAKYMRQVGTANSYGFVAGTLLANPDVAHALIALFEGRFDPDLTDEERRTAVEQAGAALERGLEQVPTLDADRVLRTFANLINATLRTNFYQDKAYVSFKLNTGAIEGAPFPRPKYEIWVYSPRVEGVHLRFGEVARGGLRWSDRREDFRTEVLGLVKAQTVKNAVIVPTGAKGGFYAKKLPDPAVDRGAWMEDGKNSYRTFIRGLLDLTDNLVVKESGEEVVPPERVVRHDGDDSYLVVAADKGTASFSDIANSISAEYGFWLGDAFASGGSVGYDHKAMGITARGAWESVKRHFSELDLDTQSQDFTVVGVGDMSGDVFGNGMLLSKHIKLVAAFDHRHIFLDPNPDAARSHAERQRLFELPRSSWADYDESLISAGGGIFPRQSKSIPLSEEVRRVLGLPSSATKMSPPELLKAILTAPVDLLYNGGIGTYVKSSDETSADVGDKANDAIRVDGRDLRVKVVGEGGNLGMTQRGRIEAARAGVILNTDAIDNSAGVDCSDHEVNIKIFVDRMVAAGRLDPEERAAFLHSMTDEVGHLVLQDNVDQNMLLLNDRQRVLESSPSFERLMDWLEEHADLDRELEALPTNEELHARIAAGEGLTSPELAVLAAYAKIELTKALTRSNLADDPYFAGTLRRYFPKQIVERFGDQLDTHPLRREIISTVVANDMINIGGITFAFRIIEETSATEAEAARAFTSLREIYGIDKVLAGLGALPADFPTQTWSMMHLDLRRLLDRAVRWFVNHVGRGTTIDEDIEAFRPVLQPLLAELTRYLRGGDAERVEAMRQKARELDIPQELGKYWAEQFESFGLLDVALASRGSDEPAAEVAGVYYAVYDKYGIDGLLDRITNLPREDRWQSLARGALRDDLYSTVADMTVAVLDATPDQSGTDPGERLHAWEQENADNLERASKMFNEVNRLEQDDMASLSVALRVLRSIVRR from the coding sequence ATGTCGTCAGGATCCCGCATCGCGGATCTTTTCAGTTCGGACACTTCCCTGGATGAGTTCATCGGGAATTACTACGAGCATCTGGCGCGTGAAGATGCCCAGGCGTATGAGCCGTCGGTTCTGCGGGAACGGGCCCAGAAGCACATGGAACTGGCGCTCACCCGCGCCGAGGGCACCGCCGCCGTAGACGTGGTGGACCAGGGTGACACCAGCGTCATTCTCATCGTCACCGACGACATGCCCTTCCTGGTCGACTCGGTTACTGCAGAGGTGGTGCGCCGCAACGCCGCCATCCGGCTGGTGGTGCACCCGATTTTCCTCGCCACCCGGGATCCCCGCAGCGGCGAACTGCAGCAGGTGCAGCGCGTCCCCGCCACCGCCGGCGTCTCCAGCGGAGACACCGCCGCCCTGCCGAACCTGGCCGACCTGATGGGCGGAAACGGGGGCACCACCAAGGTGGAATCCTGGATTGCCATCGACGTCGCCCGGATAACGGACGCGGACAAACGCATCGGACTCATTGAAGGCCTGAAAAAAGTGCTGGGCGACGTCCGGATTGCGGTCTCGGACTGGCCGGCCATGCGGTCGAAGGTGCATGAGATTGCCCGTTCCCTCGAAACCGTGCCCGGTGCGCGTGAGATCCCCGACCTCCAGCAGGCCCGTGAACTGCTGACGTGGCTGGATAACGGCAACTTCACCTTCCTTGGTTACCGCGAATACGACCTCATCACCGAAGACGGCGAAGATGCCCTCCGTCCCACGGAGGACAGCGGCCTCGGACTCCTTCGGCTGCACTCCACCAGGCGGGTCCAGCGCCTGACCGGCGCGGGCCGTGCGAAAGCACGCGAAAAGCGTGCCCTTGTCATCACCAAAGCCAACTCGCGCTCCACCGTGCACCGGCCCGCCTACCTCGATTACCTCGGGGTCAAGCGGTTCGACGAGCACGGCAACGTCAACGGGGAACGCCGCTTTATCGGCCTGTTCGCCACCGGTGCCTATACCGGGTCCGTCCGCAGCATCCCGATTGTCCGGGACAAGGTCCGGGAAGTGATGCGCACATGCGGTTTCCCCGCCGATTCCCATTCGGGCAAGGACCTGCTCTCCATCCTGGAAACCTACCCGCGCGACGAACTCTTCCAGATCGACCCCTCGGCGCTGATGGATACCTCCCTGGCAATCCTCCGCCTGCAGGAGAGGCGCCGCACCCGGCTGTTCCTCCGTCCCGACATCTACGGCCGCTTCATGTCCGCGATCGTCTTCCTGCCGCGCGACCGCTATACGACGCCGGTCCGGCTCCGGATCCAGGACGAACTGCGCTCCACGTTCAAGGCCGAATCCATCGACTTCGAGGCGCGGATGACGGAATCCGCCCTCGCCCGGCTCTTCCTGCGGATCCGGCTTCCCCGGGGCCAGGAAATCACGGATGTCGACGCCGCGGCCCTGGAGGCACGCCTGGTCCAGGCGACCCGGTCCTGGGGCGAGGGCATCGAAGAAGTAGTGCGGACCAAGTTCTCCCGCCGGGAGGCGGAGAAGCTCTCCGCACTGTGGGCTGATGCCTTCCCCGCCGCCTACCGGGTGGCCTATGAGGTGGAGGACGCCCTCGAGGACATTGCCCGCTTCGAAGCCCGGGTGGCCTCCCCGGACACCGCCCCGGAACTCTTTGTCTACATCCCCTCCGGGGACGGCGGGCACGGTTCCGAGGACGCCCGGCTCAAGCTTTACCTGACCGAACCCAAGTCGCTGACCCAGATCCTGCCGTTCCTGCACAATCTCGGCCTCGAGGTGCTCGACGAACGGCCGTTCGAAATCCAGCGGGCTGACGGCACGACTTTCTACCTTTACGATCTGGGCCTGGTGTATCCCGCCGGCATCGACCCGCTGCAGACCGGCACCCTGCTCGCCGAAGCCTTCCGCGCCGGCCTGTCCGGGACCGCCGAGTCCGACGCCTTCGACCGGCTGATCCTCCGGCAGGGGCTGCGCTGGCGCCAGGTGGTCATCCTGCGGGCCTACGCAAAGTACATGCGCCAGGTCGGCACGGCGAACTCCTACGGTTTCGTGGCCGGCACCCTGCTGGCCAACCCCGACGTCGCCCATGCACTGATCGCCCTCTTCGAAGGGCGTTTCGATCCGGACCTGACGGACGAGGAGCGCCGCACCGCCGTCGAGCAGGCCGGAGCCGCGCTGGAGCGCGGCCTCGAGCAGGTACCCACCCTCGACGCCGACCGCGTCCTGCGGACCTTCGCAAACCTGATCAACGCCACCCTGCGCACGAACTTCTACCAGGACAAGGCATACGTCAGTTTCAAACTGAACACCGGTGCCATCGAGGGTGCTCCGTTCCCGCGTCCGAAATACGAAATCTGGGTGTACTCCCCGCGGGTGGAAGGCGTGCACCTGCGCTTCGGGGAAGTGGCCCGCGGCGGGCTGCGCTGGTCCGACCGGCGCGAGGATTTCCGCACCGAAGTCCTGGGCCTGGTCAAGGCGCAAACGGTCAAGAACGCCGTGATCGTCCCCACCGGAGCCAAGGGCGGGTTCTATGCGAAGAAGCTGCCCGACCCCGCGGTTGACCGCGGCGCCTGGATGGAAGACGGAAAGAACAGCTACCGCACCTTCATCCGCGGTCTGCTGGACCTGACCGACAACCTCGTGGTGAAGGAATCCGGCGAGGAAGTAGTTCCGCCCGAACGCGTGGTCCGCCACGACGGCGACGACAGCTACCTGGTGGTCGCTGCGGACAAGGGCACGGCTTCGTTCTCCGATATCGCCAATTCCATCTCCGCGGAATACGGGTTCTGGCTCGGCGACGCGTTCGCCTCCGGCGGATCCGTGGGCTACGACCACAAGGCGATGGGCATCACCGCCCGCGGCGCGTGGGAATCGGTCAAGCGGCACTTCAGCGAACTCGATCTGGACACCCAGAGCCAGGACTTCACCGTGGTGGGTGTGGGCGACATGAGCGGCGACGTGTTCGGCAACGGCATGCTGCTGTCCAAACACATCAAGCTGGTCGCCGCCTTCGACCACCGGCACATCTTCCTGGACCCCAATCCGGATGCCGCCCGGTCGCACGCCGAACGGCAGCGCCTGTTCGAGCTGCCGCGCTCGTCCTGGGCCGACTACGACGAGTCCCTGATCAGCGCAGGCGGCGGGATCTTCCCGCGCCAGTCCAAGAGCATCCCGCTTTCCGAAGAGGTCCGCCGTGTTCTGGGCCTGCCCTCTTCGGCGACGAAGATGAGTCCGCCGGAGCTGCTGAAGGCCATCCTGACGGCCCCCGTGGACCTGCTCTACAACGGCGGCATCGGCACCTACGTGAAGTCCTCGGACGAGACCTCCGCCGATGTGGGGGACAAGGCCAACGACGCCATCCGTGTGGACGGCCGCGACCTGCGGGTCAAGGTAGTCGGTGAAGGTGGAAACCTGGGCATGACCCAGCGTGGACGCATTGAAGCTGCACGCGCCGGCGTCATCCTCAACACCGATGCCATTGACAATTCCGCAGGCGTCGACTGCTCCGACCACGAAGTCAATATCAAGATCTTCGTGGACCGGATGGTTGCAGCCGGCCGGCTGGACCCGGAGGAGCGTGCCGCGTTCCTGCACTCGATGACGGACGAAGTGGGACACCTGGTCCTGCAGGACAACGTCGACCAGAACATGCTGCTGCTCAACGACCGGCAGCGGGTCCTGGAATCCAGCCCCAGCTTCGAGCGGTTGATGGACTGGCTTGAGGAACATGCCGACCTGGACCGTGAGCTCGAGGCACTGCCCACCAACGAGGAACTGCATGCACGCATCGCTGCGGGCGAGGGGCTGACCTCACCCGAGCTGGCCGTCCTGGCCGCGTACGCGAAAATCGAACTCACCAAGGCATTGACCCGCTCGAACCTGGCCGACGATCCGTACTTCGCAGGCACCCTGCGCAGGTATTTCCCGAAGCAGATCGTTGAGCGTTTCGGGGACCAGCTGGACACCCATCCGCTGCGCCGGGAGATCATCTCGACCGTGGTTGCGAACGACATGATCAACATCGGCGGCATTACCTTCGCCTTCCGCATCATCGAGGAAACCTCCGCCACCGAAGCGGAGGCCGCCCGCGCCTTCACATCGCTGCGGGAAATTTACGGAATCGACAAGGTCCTCGCCGGACTTGGTGCGCTGCCCGCGGACTTCCCCACGCAGACCTGGTCCATGATGCACCTGGACCTGCGCCGGCTGCTGGACCGCGCGGTGCGCTGGTTCGTCAACCACGTGGGCCGGGGAACCACGATCGACGAAGACATCGAGGCGTTCCGGCCCGTCCTGCAGCCGCTCCTCGCCGAACTGACCCGGTACCTCCGCGGCGGAGACGCCGAGAGGGTGGAAGCCATGCGGCAGAAGGCCCGCGAGCTGGATATCCCGCAGGAGCTCGGCAAGTACTGGGCCGAACAGTTCGAGTCCTTCGGCCTGCTCGACGTCGCCCTTGCGAGCCGGGGCAGCGACGAGCCGGCCGCCGAAGTGGCGGGCGTGTACTACGCCGTCTACGACAAGTACGGCATCGACGGCCTGCTGGACCGGATCACCAACCTTCCGCGCGAAGACAGGTGGCAGTCGCTGGCGCGCGGTGCCCTGCGCGATGACCTGTACTCGACCGTGGCTGACATGACGGTGGCCGTCCTGGACGCAACGCCTGACCAGTCCGGCACGGATCCGGGGGAACGGCTGCACGCCTGGGAGCAGGAGAACGCCGACAACCTGGAACGCGCCTCGAAAATGTTCAACGAAGTGAACCGCCTCGAGCAGGATGACATGGCCTCCCTTTCGGTCGCTCTCCGCGTGCTTCGCTCCATCGTCCGCCGCTAG
- a CDS encoding AAA family ATPase: MNIPVATVGAATAGVLDGLERLQGPVTVVRRCTELAELVAVSQSGIVRAAVVAGNAGELTAALAQRLGAAGVALVALTDDPVLRRRLDTIRILNAPAGVDPGTLAGLISTAVQVLGQAGDASASTGSNALADPAAAFGTGTGGPGPGPAVSGTGEPDVRTGTVTAVWGPAGAPGRTTLAVNLAAEAAAAGKRVLLIDADTYGASVAVSLGLLDESAGLAQACRLADQGLLDDAALQRIASVVSLRGHRLAVLTGITRSDRWVELRPAALSGVLEVARRTADVTIVDCGFSLETDEELSFDTIAPRRNAATLLVLEAADTVYAVGAADSVGVPRLVRALSDLAAAVPGVEPRIVLNKVRAASVGRQPESQLRGAWERFGPGREISAFLPADYDSADASLLSGTALLETAPASALRGAIAELAGVQVPRRRRGARGWGAK; encoded by the coding sequence ATGAATATCCCGGTGGCCACCGTGGGGGCCGCAACCGCCGGGGTGCTCGACGGGCTGGAACGCCTGCAGGGTCCAGTAACCGTGGTTCGGCGGTGTACGGAACTGGCGGAACTCGTCGCCGTTTCGCAAAGCGGCATCGTGCGGGCCGCCGTCGTCGCCGGGAACGCCGGTGAACTTACCGCAGCCCTGGCCCAGCGGCTCGGCGCCGCCGGCGTGGCGCTGGTCGCTCTTACCGATGATCCCGTCCTCCGGCGGCGCCTGGATACCATCCGGATCCTCAATGCCCCCGCTGGTGTGGACCCCGGTACGCTCGCGGGATTGATTTCCACCGCGGTACAGGTGCTGGGGCAGGCCGGGGATGCCTCCGCTAGTACGGGCAGCAACGCGCTCGCCGACCCGGCGGCTGCCTTCGGGACAGGCACGGGGGGACCGGGGCCGGGTCCGGCAGTCTCCGGCACGGGGGAACCGGACGTCCGCACCGGAACCGTCACCGCTGTCTGGGGTCCGGCAGGGGCGCCCGGCCGGACCACGCTGGCCGTCAATCTGGCTGCTGAAGCGGCTGCGGCAGGCAAACGCGTGCTCCTGATCGACGCCGACACCTATGGCGCCAGCGTAGCCGTGAGCCTTGGCCTGCTTGACGAGTCCGCCGGGCTGGCGCAGGCCTGCCGCCTTGCCGACCAGGGCCTGCTCGACGACGCCGCGCTGCAGAGGATTGCCTCCGTTGTCTCCCTCCGGGGGCACCGGTTGGCGGTGCTCACCGGTATCACTCGGTCCGACCGGTGGGTGGAACTGCGCCCCGCAGCGCTGTCCGGGGTCCTGGAGGTCGCACGCCGGACGGCGGATGTCACCATTGTCGACTGCGGGTTCTCGCTGGAAACCGATGAGGAACTGAGCTTCGACACCATCGCCCCGCGCCGCAACGCCGCCACGCTGCTGGTGCTTGAAGCAGCGGACACGGTCTACGCTGTTGGCGCTGCCGACTCTGTCGGTGTTCCGCGTCTGGTCCGCGCCCTCTCGGACCTTGCCGCAGCAGTGCCCGGCGTCGAGCCGAGGATCGTGTTGAACAAAGTCCGGGCCGCATCGGTCGGGCGGCAGCCGGAGAGCCAGCTGCGCGGCGCGTGGGAAAGATTCGGGCCGGGCCGGGAAATCAGTGCCTTCCTTCCGGCTGACTACGACTCCGCGGACGCCTCCCTGCTCTCCGGAACGGCCCTGCTGGAAACGGCTCCGGCGTCGGCCCTCCGGGGAGCCATCGCGGAGTTGGCTGGCGTCCAGGTACCCCGGCGGCGTCGCGGCGCACGGGGATGGGGAGCAAAGTGA
- a CDS encoding SAF domain-containing protein, whose translation MSLHLSERTTGAEPAAARLRKPSWRDPRLLLGILLVLGSVASVVALVDAADRTTEVYAAKRDIPPGTSLTAEDLLVVPVRLGNAEEFYVPVAAGLPRDAVAGAVLREGELVARSALVRPDALDRKPVGLRVEDPLPASTDAGSRVDIWAAMPNAVNGFDEPRQLIEAAEISEMAVTESALGTTRSTELLVLVEDADLPLLLSALSNQAKITVVHNPSPGS comes from the coding sequence ATGAGCCTGCATCTATCGGAACGTACAACCGGTGCGGAACCGGCCGCGGCACGGCTGCGGAAACCGTCATGGCGGGATCCACGGCTCCTGCTGGGCATCCTGCTGGTGCTCGGATCCGTTGCCTCGGTTGTCGCCCTGGTGGACGCCGCGGACCGGACCACGGAGGTCTACGCTGCAAAACGGGATATTCCCCCGGGTACGTCCCTGACCGCTGAAGACCTACTCGTGGTGCCGGTACGGCTCGGCAATGCCGAAGAGTTTTATGTCCCGGTGGCGGCAGGATTGCCCAGGGACGCTGTTGCCGGTGCGGTGCTCCGCGAGGGGGAGCTGGTGGCCCGGTCCGCGCTGGTCCGCCCTGACGCGCTGGACCGCAAACCCGTGGGGCTGCGGGTGGAAGACCCGCTGCCTGCCAGCACCGACGCCGGATCGCGTGTGGACATCTGGGCGGCCATGCCCAACGCAGTGAACGGATTCGACGAGCCGCGGCAATTGATCGAGGCTGCGGAGATATCGGAGATGGCCGTTACGGAGTCCGCTTTGGGAACCACCCGAAGCACGGAGCTGCTGGTCCTGGTGGAGGACGCGGACCTGCCGCTGCTCCTGAGTGCGTTGTCCAACCAGGCCAAGATCACCGTGGTCCACAACCCGTCGCCGGGCTCATGA
- a CDS encoding helix-turn-helix domain-containing protein: MGDKRFLTLADVAEVLNISSSQTYALVRSGELPAIQIGGRGQWRVEAQQLEDYISRAYRKSAAAVRQGMPVEENAGS, from the coding sequence ATGGGCGATAAGAGATTCCTGACGCTGGCCGATGTCGCCGAGGTATTGAACATCTCCTCCTCGCAGACGTATGCCCTTGTCCGCAGCGGAGAACTTCCAGCTATCCAGATTGGCGGCAGGGGCCAGTGGCGGGTGGAGGCGCAGCAGCTCGAGGACTACATTTCCCGCGCCTACCGGAAGTCCGCCGCAGCTGTGCGGCAGGGCATGCCGGTGGAGGAGAATGCTGGGAGCTGA
- a CDS encoding LysM peptidoglycan-binding domain-containing protein: MTVSVPRPGLAADALTAAAVAGLGLLLLWCGSRMLPAAAVGSAAFAPDPLSPEPLSFATLTQIAGFCAAAAGVLLTLWWVAGSIFALAGCLLHRSGFRTAARRTLSLAPGPLRRLAATALGLSLAAGGALGTAPMSAASTPVAAAAAAARTTLQTAHPTAADAPGAGTAAAASATTSATAATGEQNADGAGTPETADAEEAVSPLWRPAPPQPAAGNLLTGSPRQDEREVVVAAGDTLWALAAAQLGPYATDAETAALWPRWYELNRDVIGPDPGLIHPGQVLAMPPR; encoded by the coding sequence ATGACCGTATCCGTTCCCCGTCCGGGACTGGCGGCAGACGCGCTTACCGCCGCAGCCGTGGCTGGTCTAGGCCTGTTGCTGTTGTGGTGCGGTTCCCGGATGCTTCCGGCCGCCGCTGTAGGTTCTGCAGCGTTCGCCCCGGATCCCCTCTCCCCGGAACCGCTTTCATTCGCCACGCTGACGCAGATCGCCGGGTTCTGTGCCGCAGCCGCGGGTGTGCTGCTGACGCTCTGGTGGGTTGCAGGCTCGATTTTCGCCTTGGCCGGGTGCCTCCTGCACCGGTCCGGTTTCCGCACTGCCGCCAGGCGGACGCTGTCGCTGGCGCCGGGGCCGCTGCGCCGGCTGGCCGCGACTGCATTGGGGCTTTCCCTGGCTGCCGGGGGCGCCTTGGGCACCGCACCGATGTCAGCGGCATCCACGCCAGTGGCCGCCGCAGCAGCGGCAGCCAGGACGACTCTCCAGACAGCACACCCGACGGCGGCCGATGCGCCCGGTGCTGGCACAGCAGCAGCTGCTTCAGCGACCACATCGGCCACAGCGGCCACAGGAGAACAAAACGCGGACGGCGCCGGAACTCCGGAAACGGCCGACGCGGAGGAAGCCGTCTCTCCGCTGTGGCGTCCGGCTCCCCCTCAGCCTGCAGCCGGCAACCTGCTGACCGGCTCGCCCCGGCAGGACGAGCGGGAGGTCGTCGTCGCGGCGGGAGACACCCTCTGGGCGCTGGCGGCAGCACAGCTGGGACCGTACGCCACCGACGCCGAGACGGCTGCCCTCTGGCCCCGTTGGT